GACGGGTGATCTGGCGGGTAATCACCAGCGCGGCGATGATGCCGACCAGCAGTGCCAGCAAGGTGCTGATCAACTGCAGGCTACGGGCCTGGGCGCTTTCGGCGTCGCGGCGGTCAAGCTGAATATCGTAGAGCTTGTCGCTGATGGTGACGATATCGGCTCCCTGGGTGGTCATCTCGGCCCGGGCGGCGACGATGTTGGCGTTGGCAGCCTTATAGTTCTGCACGGCGTTGCGATAGGCATTCAGGGCGGTTTCAAGCGCGGTCAGTGCGCTTTGCTGGCTGCTGCCGAACACGGCGCTCAAACCTTTCAAGCCGTTGATGGCTTTCTCGATTTGTGCCGCGGCGCGGGCTTCGGTGTCAGGGTTGACGTTGTTGGTGTAGCCACGCACTTCGTAGCGGGCCAACTGGAATTCCTGCTTGGCATTGGTCAATGCCTGGAACTGTGTGAAGCGTTCCGGGCTGTCCGGCATCTGCTGCACACTGGTGTCCAGGGCCTCGATCTGAGCGTTGGCGATGTCAGCCTTGTCGCCCATGACCTGGCGCGACGCGTTGCCGTTACGGTAAGCCTCACGCATTTTGTTCAGGGACTGCTGATAGGCGGTGATCACGGCCTTCTGGTCGGTCAGCAGCTTGACGTTTTCCGGGCTCTTGAAACTGTCCAGCAGCTTCTGCTGTTGTGCGGCGAACGCATCCAGGCTGGTCTGTACGTTCTGCGCCACGGCTTCGTCGCCGTTGGCCAGCATGTACTGCAAACGCACGATGCGCAGTTTGGTCAGCGACGCGTTGAGCTGGGTGATATCGCTCATCCAGTTACTGCGATCGATCAGGCTGCCGAGGCTGGTCCAGCCGGTGAGGGCCAGGATCGAGGTGAGGACCAGCACCAGGCCGAAGCCCAGGCCGAGTTTGAGGTTGACGCTGATGTTACCGAACCAGCTGTTCATCGAATGCTCCGCAAAAGTGATTTGTCTGCTGGACGGTGTTGTTGTTTGAGCCAGCCAAGGTGAGTAGACCTGTATCGGCAGGCGGACGAGAATCTGAAACGTTTATTCGTAAAACCCCGGCGCACACTCTTGTACAGCGACCTGCGGCGCCATATCGGTACTCCGCGAAGGCTCATCGGGGGCACATATTCTGTGCTAGTCTGCGGGCCCTTTTAGTTTTGGGCGGTGCGGGAGACAGTGTTTTCAGTACCGTCCTACAGCGGAGCCTATTCATGTCCGAAGTTAATCTGTCCACCGACGAAACCCGCGTCAGCTACGGTATCGGCCGTCAGTTGGGCGACCAACTGCGCGACAACCCGCCGCCGGGCGTGAGCCTGGACGCGATCCTGGCCGGCCTGACCGACGCTTTTGCGGGCAAGCCAAGCCGTGTTGACCAGGAACAAATGGCCGCCAGCTTCAAGGTGATCCGCGAAGTCATGCAGGCCGAAGCCGCTGCCAAGGCTGAAGCCGCAGCCGGTGCCGGCCTGGCTTTCCTGGCTGAAAACGCCAAGCGCGAGGGCATCACCACCCTGGCTTCCGGTCTGCAGTTTGAAGTGCTGACTCAGGGCGACGGCGCCAAGCCGACCCGTGAAGACCAGGTGCGTACCCACTACCACGGCACCCTGATCGACGGCACTGTGTTCGACAGCTCCTACGAGCGTGGCCAGCCAGCCGAATTCCCGGTAGGTGGTGTGATCGCCGGTTGGACCGAAGCCCTGCAACTGATGAATGCCGGCAGCAAATGGCGCCTGTACGTGCCGAGCGAGTTGGCTTACGGCGCTCAAGGCGTTGGCAGCATCCCGCCACACAGCGTTCTGGTGTTCGACGTCGAGCTGCTCGACGTTCTGTAAGACCTGCTGCTGATTACCTGTAGGGGCGAGCCAGCCCGCTCCTACAGGGTTCTTCAGCATGGCTCATGGATGAAACTTGCCATTGATTTCCGTGGCCGGGCGCAACGC
The sequence above is drawn from the Pseudomonas quebecensis genome and encodes:
- a CDS encoding FKBP-type peptidyl-prolyl cis-trans isomerase codes for the protein MSEVNLSTDETRVSYGIGRQLGDQLRDNPPPGVSLDAILAGLTDAFAGKPSRVDQEQMAASFKVIREVMQAEAAAKAEAAAGAGLAFLAENAKREGITTLASGLQFEVLTQGDGAKPTREDQVRTHYHGTLIDGTVFDSSYERGQPAEFPVGGVIAGWTEALQLMNAGSKWRLYVPSELAYGAQGVGSIPPHSVLVFDVELLDVL